In the genome of Triticum urartu cultivar G1812 chromosome 5, Tu2.1, whole genome shotgun sequence, one region contains:
- the LOC125507017 gene encoding CCR4-NOT transcription complex subunit 10-like, which translates to MEPAAPKEAPPPQPQPGVEEDGTLSATAAMARDAAVLFQSRRYAECADVLAQLLLKKEGDPKVLHNMAIAESFVDGCPDPKKLLEILGNVKIRSDELACASREQADSANGVGNNTSSEPRGSGIAPLISAAHNATAYGDEFDTTIITFNTALILYHLHDYESALSVLEPLYRNIEPIDETTALHVCFLLLDITLALQDASKAADVIQYLERSFGVANTGNQNEIASTVQQQPAQLKPAKSNTPPDSDSNTCPGGSEILSVGSFSDDTLEFESFYSTLDGGNHLGRPILNEFSRASADLAATAADLKVRLQIYKVRLLLLTRNLKVAKRELKVLMNMARGRDSSTELLLKSQLEYARGNYRKAVKLLSTPNNRTEPVMLTMFYNNLGCILHQQRSNHTSVLCFSKALKYSLSLRSEKPLKLSALSQDKSCLISYNCGIQHLMCGKPLLAARCFREAMPLLYHRPLFWLRFAECSLLALEMGFLTASGATSCKDEIEIYVVGSGKWRHLVISPVNSGSHLSDFGSSGEHGNLISLRFARQCLLNAQLLMDASEQKKMAISDTEECNQGSQCQKSSGQSTMSVESKVHSGPTTNANGEQKGAASLNATLQSSLAMYDDIIRKENLKIRQAILGDLAFVELCLENPLKALSIANSLLQVPDCSRMYLFLGHAT; encoded by the exons ATGGAGCCCGCGGCGCCGAAGGAggcgccgccgccccagccaCAGCCCGGGGTGGAGGAGGACGGGACGCTCTCCGCGACGGCAGCTATGGCAAGGGACGCCGCCGTGCTGTTCCAGAGCCGCCGGTACGCCGAGTGCGCCGATGTGCTCGCGCAGCTCCTGCTCAAGAAGGAGGGTGACCCCAAG GTCCTTCATAATATGGCTATCGCAGAATCGTTTGTGGATGGTTGTCCTGATCCAAAAAAGTTGCTTGAGATTCTTGGCAATGTTAAG ATAAGAAGCGATGAACTTGCCTGTGCATCTAGAGAACAAGCTGATTCTGCCAATGGGGTAGGGAACAATACTTCTTCTGAACCAAGAGGCAGTGGCATTGCACCGTTGATTTCTGCTGCACATAATGCAACAGCCTATGGAGATGAGTTTGACACAACCATAATAACATTCAACACT GCTCTTATCCTTTATCATCTTCATGATTATGAATCTGCACTGTCTGTTTTGGAGCCATTGTACCGAAATATTGAACCTATTGATGAG ACAACTGCTCTTCATGTATGTTTTCTGTTATTGGATATTACATTAGCTTTGCAAGATGCATCAAAAGCCGCG GATGTCATTCAGTACTTGGAAAGATCATTTGGAGTAGCTAATACAGGGAACCAGAATGAAATTGCTAGCACAGTTCAGCAGCAACCTGCTCAACTGAAACCTGCAAAAAGTAACACGCCTCCAGATTCTGATTCAAATACTTGTCCTGGTGGATCTGAGATTCTTTCAGTTGGAAGTTTTTCGGATGATACACTGGAGTTTGAATCTTTTTACTCTACTCTGGATGGTGGAAATCACTTGGGCAGGCCTATCTTAAATGAGTTCTCGAGGGCATCAGCTGATCTTGCTGCCACAGCTGCTGATTTGAAAGTTAGACTACAAATTTACAAGGTCCGGCTTCTACTTCTCACAAGGAACCTGAAGGTTGCCAAGCGAGAACTCAAAGTTCTAATGAACATGGCTCGTGGTAGGGATTCATCTACAGAGCTTCTCTTGAAATCTCAGCTAGAGTATGCCCGAGGAAATTATCGGAAGGCTGTGAAGCTTTTGAGCACCCCCAATAATCGGACTGAACCAGTAATGCTAACCATGTTCTACAACAATCTTGGTTGTATACTCCATCAGCAGAGATCCAACCATACATCAGTATTGTGCTTCAGCAAAGCACTGAAATACAGCTTATCTCTTCGCTCAGAGAAACCATTGAAGCTGTCTGCACTATCACAAGACAAATCTTGTCTGATATCATACAACTGTGGGATCCAACATTTGATGTGTGGTAAACCACTGTTAGCAGCTCGTTGTTTTCGTGAGGCCATGCCGCTCTTGTACCATCGCCCCCTCTTTTGGCTCCGTTTTGCTGAGTGTAGCCTGCTAGCTCTAGAAATGGGCTTCCTCACTGCAAGCGGTGCTACTTCATGCAAAGATGAGATTGAAATTTATGTTGTGGGGTCAGGGAAATGGCGCCATTTAGTTATCAGTCCGGTGAACTCAGGAAGTCATTTATCAGATTTTGGGAGTTCAGGTGAACATGGAAATTTGATATCACTCAGATTTGCTAGACAGTGTCTACTCAACGCCCAACTATTAATGGATGCTTCTGAGCAGAAAAAAATGGCGATTTCAGATACAGAGGAGTGCAACCAAGGGTCACAATGCCAGAAAAGTTCAGGCCAGAGCACAATGAGTGTGGAATCCAAAGTCCACTCTGGTCCAACAACTAATGCAAATGGAGAACAAAAGGGGGCCGCGAGCTTGAATGCCACTTTGCAGAGCTCTCTTGCTATGTATGATGACATCATTAGAAAAGAGAACCTGAAAATTCGACAAGCCATCCTGGGGGACCTGGCGTTCGTCGAATTGTGTCTTGAGAATCCCTTGAAAGCTTTGTCTATTGCCAACTCACTGTTGCAGGTTCCAGACTGCTCCAGGATGTACTTATTCCTTGGCCAT GCAACCTAG